A DNA window from Kitasatospora atroaurantiaca contains the following coding sequences:
- a CDS encoding IS5 family transposase, whose amino-acid sequence MEREPYPSDLSDEQWVLIEPMITAWKQDRVRRSATGDPGACNLREVVNAIFYQNRTGCQWRYLPHDLPVWSAVFYYFTLWRQDGLDQRIQELLRCQVREKARRLEDPSLVVIDTQSVRAAAGVPKTTTGLDANKRTPGRKRGLAVDVLGLIIGVVVLAASAHDNAAGTALLDQAAERCGNRLEKALVDQGFKDEVIIHGALLDVTVEVVRRNPADQGRGFVPQPKRWVVEQVNGTLMLHRRLAREYDHRPDNSASRVYWASTANMARRLTTPAPAWRDTLQAAA is encoded by the coding sequence ATGGAGCGAGAGCCGTATCCCAGCGACTTATCGGATGAGCAGTGGGTGTTGATCGAGCCGATGATCACGGCCTGGAAACAGGACCGTGTGAGGCGGTCGGCGACCGGAGACCCCGGGGCCTGTAATCTCCGGGAGGTCGTGAACGCGATCTTCTACCAGAACCGGACGGGCTGTCAGTGGCGTTACCTGCCCCACGATCTGCCGGTCTGGTCGGCGGTGTTCTACTACTTCACGCTGTGGCGCCAGGACGGGCTTGACCAGCGAATCCAGGAACTTCTGCGCTGCCAGGTGAGGGAGAAGGCCCGCCGATTAGAGGACCCGTCCCTCGTGGTCATCGACACCCAGTCCGTGCGCGCGGCCGCGGGTGTCCCCAAGACCACGACGGGACTGGACGCGAACAAGAGGACACCGGGGCGCAAGCGGGGACTGGCCGTCGACGTGCTGGGGCTGATCATCGGCGTCGTGGTCCTGGCCGCGTCGGCGCACGACAACGCCGCCGGCACGGCCCTGCTCGACCAGGCGGCCGAGCGGTGCGGCAACCGCCTGGAGAAAGCCCTGGTGGACCAGGGCTTCAAGGACGAGGTGATCATCCACGGCGCACTGCTGGACGTCACCGTCGAGGTCGTCCGCCGCAACCCGGCCGACCAGGGCAGGGGCTTCGTCCCGCAGCCCAAGCGGTGGGTGGTTGAGCAGGTCAACGGCACGCTGATGCTGCACCGGCGCCTGGCCCGCGAGTACGACCACAGGCCCGACAACTCCGCCTCGCGCGTCTACTGGGCTTCCACCGCGAACATGGCCCGCCGCCTCACCACACCCGCACCGGCCTGGCGCGACACCCTCCAGGCGGCCGCATGA